Proteins found in one Oncorhynchus mykiss isolate Arlee chromosome 17, USDA_OmykA_1.1, whole genome shotgun sequence genomic segment:
- the LOC110494836 gene encoding dual specificity protein phosphatase 7 yields MKITLWKGSRVVTEMMSSKSVEWLQEELESGLGVSSLLLLDCRSHELYESSHIESAINLAIPGLMLRRLKKGNLPIRSIIPNNEDKEKFVKRCKTDMILLYDEATTDWQETGLVSSVLGLLLQKLRDDGSKAFYLEGGFNKFQTDYPEHCEINLDCSCPSSSPPASVLGLGGLRINSDCSDGESSDREPGSATESEGSPLPNNQPAFPVQILPYLYLGCAKDSTNLDILGKYNIKYILNVTPNLPNMFEHDGDFKYKQIPISDHWSQNLSQFFPEAISFIDEARSKKCGILVHCLAGISRSVTVTVAYLMQKLNLSLNDAYDFVKHKKSNISPNFNFMGQLLDFERTLGLNSPCDNHTSTNDQLFFTTPTNHNVFQLDTLEST; encoded by the exons ATGAAAATTACTCTTTGGAAGGGTTCCCGGGTCGTGACAGAGATGATGTCGAGTAAAAGTGTGGAATGGCTTCAAGAGGAACTTGAGTCCGGGCTCGGGGTGAGCTCGCTACTGCTGCTGGACTGCCGATCGCACGAGCTCTACGAATCATCACACATAGAGTCGGCCATCAATCTGGCGATTCCCGGTTTGATGCTGCGGAGACTAAAGAAGGGGAATCTACCGATCCGGTCCATCATTCCCAACAACGAGGATAAGGAGAAATTCGTGAAGCGGTGCAAAACGGACATGATTCTTCTCTACGACGAGGCCACTACGGACTGGCAGGAGACCGGGCTGGTGAGCTCTGTCCTCGGCTTGCTACTGCAAAAGCTCCGGGATGACGGCTCCAAGGCTTTTTACCTGGAAG GTGGATTCAACAAGTTCCAGACAGACTACCCAGAACACTGTGAGATCAACCTTGACTGTTCCTGCCCCAGCAGTTCCCCGCCTGCGTCTGTCCTGGGGCTGGGGGGGCTGAGGATCAACTCTGACTGTTCTGATGGGGAGTCATCGGACAGAGAACCGGGCAGCGCCACCGAGTCCGAGGGCAGCCCTCTCCCCAACAACCAGCCTGCCTTCCCGGTCCAGATCTTACCGTACCTCTACCTGGGCTGTGCCAAAGACTCCACCAATTTGGACATCCTGGGGAAGTATAATATTAAGTACATCCTGAACGTCACGCCCAACCTGCCCAACATGTTTGAACACGACGGAGACTTCAAGTACAAACAGATCCCCATCTCCGATCACTGGAGCCAAAACCTCTCGCAGTTTTTCCCAGAGGCCATTTCTTTCATTG ATGAAGCTCGTTCCAAAAAGTGTGGTATCCTGGTGCACTGCCTGGCAGGGATCAGTCGCTCGGTAACAGTCACCGTGGCTTACCTGATGCAGAAGCTCAACCTATCGCTCAACGACGCCTACGACTTCGTCAAACACAAGAAGTCCAACATCTCTCCCAACTTCAACTTCATGGGTCAGCTTCTAGACTTTGAGAGAACGTTAGGGCTCAATAGCCCATGTGACAACCACACCTCCACCAATGACCAGCTGTTCTTCACCACGCCAACCAATCATAACGTGTTCCAGCTCGACACGCTGGAATCTACATGA